A genomic stretch from Leishmania donovani BPK282A1 complete genome, chromosome 36 includes:
- a CDS encoding exosome-associated protein 4, putative, with protein MKRADGRESPRAVRAIHVATNVLANCHSSACVEIGKTRVLCGVRPPQHLVQEYRGTRGRVSCQVHRSLASSSNLDNSGDRDMALALEGVAEQAVVLERIPQLLVGALIEVVHDDGAVWDAATTALCVALTAGGVEVYDTFSACSAALRRDGAIIVDLTREEAATAMASVVVCSGLSLGGVYYCCHKGACEATTMSQLVQAATKGLQVRKVPLLEQIRNQLV; from the coding sequence ATGAAGCGAGCTGACGGTCGCGAGTCTCCTCGGGCGGTGCGCGCCATTCACGTCGCCACCAACGTGCTGGCCAACTGCCACAGCAGTGCCTGTGTCGAGATTGGCAAGACGCGCGTCCTGTGCGGTGTTCGCCCGCCGCAGCATCTGGTTCAGGAATACCGCGGCACGCGCGGACGTGTCAGTTGCCAAGTCCACCGCAGcttggcctcctcgtcgaaCCTTGACAACTCTGGTGACCGCGACATGGCCCTTGCGCTGGAGGGAGTCGCAGAGCAAGCCGTGGTGCTGGAGCGCATTCCACAACTGCTGGTGGGGGCCCTAATTGAAGTGGTGCACGACGACGGGGCTGTATGGGATGCCGCAACGACGGCCTTGTGCGTCGCTCTCACGGCAGGTGGCGTGGAGGTCTACGACACCTTTtcggcgtgcagcgccgcattgCGGCGCGATGGTGCCATAATTGTCGACCTCACgcgagaagaggcggcgacggcgatggcgagcgTGGTAGTGTGCAGCGGCCTCTCCCTCGGCGGCGTGTACTACTGCTGCCACAAAGGCGCGTGTGAGGCAACAACGATGAGCCAGCTggtgcaggcggcgacgaaggggctgcaggtgcgcaagGTCCCGCTCTTAGAGCAAATCCGGAACCAACTAGTCTAG